The Naumovozyma castellii chromosome 5, complete genome genomic interval TCGAACCGAAGACCTCTCCCATGCTAAGGGAGCGCGCTACCAACTACGCCACACGCCCAGTAATTTATGTTTTTGTTGGGCTAGTATGAACAACATACTTGATAAAGTGGGTCAGGTGCAAGGCCATAAAATGAAGTTAAGCTACTACTCAAAATATACTTTTACTCTAATGCAggtaaaaaaaaaatgcatTCATTACATTAAACGTTTACTACTTATTTATGTTCGATTatatatcttcaatgataGATGTGCCGTTGGGCGTCCTGTCCAGTTGACTTCTGTATCTGTCCTCCTCAGCGTCTTCCACATTTTCTAGTATGGGTCCAGTGGATGTGCTCTTCCTTTGAACTTTGCTAGCACTAGCATCATCATGTGGTTTTTCGTTAAAATTTATATTGATCTTGATTGGAGTATTGTTCGAATACGAAGTGGCAGAGCTTGAAGCTTTCTTTTCgtttaattttctttccttttcagcagcttcttgttcttgacGCATTTGAAGTTCCAATGCTCTCCATTcttgtaattgttgttctCTTCTCAAGGAATCCGCCTTTTCGCGTTCAAGTTGTTCAGCTTGTTCTCTAACTCTAttctcttcctcttctttctttgcttGTTCTAGACGCTTAgccttctcttcttctatCTTTCTTAAACGAATTTGTTCCAGACGTTTGGCTTTCTCTTGTTCAAGTTTGGCTTTTCTTACACGATCTTGCTCCTTTctaatcttcttctgttcTTGTTCGTGTCTTTGCTTTTCCAGTCtaatttgttgttcttgttgttgtagttgAGCATCCGTTGATTTTGAACCTTCAGCCCATTGAATTAAATTAGCTAGATCACCAGATTGATTCTTCATTGGAGTCTTCGTcaacttcaatttcaaaacgACATATTGTTCATCAGTATCATCAATACCAcacttcaaaatatcaaagTCGTCAATAGTCGTCTCACTGAAAGCAAACACTTTAGAAATCTTATCTTTATCACTATTaatcttcaattcattaCCTAAGTgattcaattcaatttcgTAATCTTGGAATTCCTTTCTGGCTAATTTCCTACCAATAACAGCAATTTCCTCTTCGGTAGGTTGTTGAGGCCCATCTTCCTTCACGTAAAAGCTGTTACCAAAGAAATCTTGAACCATTCTATATTTGGGCGTAGACAAAGAGATCGAATTATAAACAGCATCCACCAATGCATCTCTTGCCAATCTTTTTTGTAAAGTCAAGACATATGAGGATTCCTTCTCCACCAATGTGtaattgattgatttaGCATCATTCTTAGCCTgtttatcaaaatatggATTAAACCTTTGTTGATTAGAATATGATTTGAATGCAGGTTGTTGTCTTCTCTGTTGTGGAGCAAAGGATAAACAAGGTGCTTCACCACATGGGAAGGCAGCTTGAGAGAAGGCTGGGaatggttgttgttgttgctgttcAAAAATGCAAGGAGTATTCATAGCAGCAAACATCTTTGATATTAtagttgttgtttttgttgttgtttattATGTTCTTGATCTATCTACCCAAGAGAAAGACATCTCGAATATATCACTAGCATCATGACAGGTTTATATACCCATTCAAGTCCACCATCGAAGCTTAATTTGCCACTGAAGACACAACTGGTTCTTTCTTACTAAGGTGGCGttcttttgtttctgtCATTTTCCGCGATGTTCTTCGGAGTATCTCCGCGGACGATTTTTCCATACCAGAATATTCTagaaaataatacaaatCTTTCTGTATACTCTATGTAAAATAATGCAATGCTTTTAACCCGTAAAATAATCCATGACGAAGCAAAGGGTCCCCCTCCAGGTTAAGAACCTGAGAAGCCCCCGTAGCCATTTGGGCCGTACCCAATAAAGCAATACCCCACAATTATCACCCATCAGATCGTTCTTCTCTGCATCTAATCCTTCTCCCTTCTTGATTAATCGTCTTGCGGGGCAACCCTTCCAGAAATTCCACCACTTGAATGATGGACACAACGATATTCTATCCAGATGCTTAAATAAAGGACCTGTGGGCCCATCAATATATTTCCATTGTGCTGGACACCATTTCTGTCTTGG includes:
- the BTN2 gene encoding Btn2p, encoding MFAAMNTPCIFEQQQQQPFPAFSQAAFPCGEAPCLSFAPQQRRQQPAFKSYSNQQRFNPYFDKQAKNDAKSINYTLVEKESSYVLTLQKRLARDALVDAVYNSISLSTPKYRMVQDFFGNSFYVKEDGPQQPTEEEIAVIGRKLARKEFQDYEIELNHLGNELKINSDKDKISKVFAFSETTIDDFDILKCGIDDTDEQYVVLKLKLTKTPMKNQSGDLANLIQWAEGSKSTDAQLQQQEQQIRLEKQRHEQEQKKIRKEQDRVRKAKLEQEKAKRLEQIRLRKIEEEKAKRLEQAKKEEEENRVREQAEQLEREKADSLRREQQLQEWRALELQMRQEQEAAEKERKLNEKKASSSATSYSNNTPIKININFNEKPHDDASASKVQRKSTSTGPILENVEDAEEDRYRSQLDRTPNGTSIIEDI